A region of Allocoleopsis franciscana PCC 7113 DNA encodes the following proteins:
- a CDS encoding DUF4079 domain-containing protein: MNLTIPESVKVWSQFLHPTIMWVILALSIYALYLGIQVQRTRYADGDIKKELIKGRYNVKHYQIGSVLLGLMVVGAIGGMAVTYINNGKLFVGPHLLAGLGMTALIAMSASLSPFMQKGQNWARFTHIALNVVLLGLFGWQAVTGVEIVQRIVSKM, encoded by the coding sequence ATGAACCTCACAATTCCCGAATCGGTTAAAGTCTGGTCTCAATTCCTACACCCAACAATCATGTGGGTCATACTAGCGCTCTCAATTTATGCTCTGTATTTAGGGATTCAAGTCCAACGCACTCGATATGCTGACGGCGATATCAAGAAAGAGCTGATTAAAGGCCGATATAACGTGAAGCATTATCAAATAGGTTCAGTGCTACTCGGTCTGATGGTTGTCGGTGCGATCGGAGGCATGGCGGTTACCTACATCAACAATGGCAAGCTATTTGTGGGTCCACACTTGCTCGCTGGTTTAGGCATGACAGCACTCATTGCCATGTCTGCCTCTCTCTCCCCGTTTATGCAAAAAGGGCAAAACTGGGCACGCTTCACCCACATTGCTCTAAATGTCGTTCTTTTGGGCTTATTTGGCTGGCAGGCTGTTACAGGTGTAGAAATTGTCCAACGGATTGTGAGCAAAATGTAG
- a CDS encoding 2OG-Fe(II) oxygenase, whose product MDFTSQATNPQDVKVTLLLTGGHQYTLYLKPNDPLLHSLMATIITRAQKQETVSSYLFQVSIEGGRATLSFPSEHLIGLVTEPPVYWQQNEPTQPQIPAILESEYVQIDNFLTVEEYQQLLNYVFQRKSAFVPTSTSTGDLDYRRSMILHSFPEFSQLVVNRIQAILPDVFRKLNLSSFPIAEIEAQLTSHNDGNYYKVHNDNGSPDTATREFTYVYYFYQQPKAFSGGELLIYDSKIENNFYVKADSYKRVEPRNNSIVFFLSRYLHEVLPVSCPSKAFADSRFTINGWVRRQV is encoded by the coding sequence ATGGATTTTACTTCACAAGCAACCAATCCACAGGATGTCAAAGTTACATTGCTCCTAACCGGAGGACATCAGTACACGCTTTACCTCAAGCCAAATGACCCCCTACTTCATAGTCTCATGGCTACAATTATCACTCGCGCTCAGAAGCAAGAAACGGTTTCTTCTTATTTATTTCAAGTTTCAATTGAAGGGGGTCGTGCAACTCTATCTTTTCCGAGTGAACATCTCATTGGTTTGGTTACAGAACCCCCTGTTTATTGGCAACAAAATGAGCCAACTCAACCTCAGATTCCAGCTATTTTAGAGTCTGAGTATGTGCAAATTGACAACTTCTTAACAGTAGAAGAATATCAGCAACTCCTCAATTATGTTTTTCAACGAAAATCAGCTTTTGTTCCTACGAGTACTTCTACAGGCGATCTGGACTATCGTCGTTCAATGATTCTTCACTCATTTCCAGAATTTTCTCAACTCGTCGTCAATCGAATTCAAGCCATTCTCCCCGATGTATTCAGAAAATTAAATTTGTCCTCATTTCCCATTGCTGAAATCGAGGCTCAGCTGACCTCCCACAATGATGGAAATTATTATAAAGTTCATAATGATAACGGGAGTCCAGACACGGCAACTAGAGAGTTCACCTATGTTTACTACTTCTATCAACAGCCGAAGGCATTCTCTGGTGGAGAATTGCTAATCTATGACAGTAAAATTGAAAACAATTTTTATGTAAAGGCAGATTCTTACAAAAGGGTGGAACCGCGTAACAACAGCATCGTGTTTTTTCTGAGTCGCTATTTACACGAAGTCTTACCCGTTAGTTGCCCTTCAAAAGCATTTGCAGATAGCCGATTTACGATTAATGGTTGGGTGCGTCGTCAAGTTTAG
- a CDS encoding ankyrin repeat domain-containing protein: MRADLALSLYGALDVAEEMTSNQDILFLKAAQRGELTQLKAILAQGANVNTCDRDGTTALMFAAQSGYTEIARVLLAKGANPNQRRERYGLVALMLASAAAQADVVHTLIAAGADVNITNDDGSTALMVAAHKGYLKIVQILLDAGADVNIQDQDEDTALNLAAQNGHADVVKALLKAGADATLSEGALNLAASEGHVQVSQVLLEHGVKADTSNPDGRTPLMQAAELGYLQVVYLLTASTDIHINAQDHEGETALTLSADQGHPEVVQALLNQGADANLPNWTGETALMAAAAGGHHAVVTALLNAGADINLRNRDQETALHLATVEGHGGVVDLLLQAGADLEARNHLGDTALILAALHGYTKIVSALVQKGADLNVTNQGETPLTLAVSQGHTETVKVLLDGGAPANITTTDGKTLLMKAADQGDTILMRYLLDAGAPVNSADQTGATALMWSAHRGYAVAVQLLLDAGAQVNVKNRGGYTALMLAEFNGYPEVVKRLKVAGAQE, from the coding sequence ATGAGAGCTGATTTGGCGCTAAGTTTATACGGCGCTCTTGACGTGGCTGAAGAAATGACCTCAAACCAAGACATTTTATTCCTAAAAGCGGCTCAAAGGGGTGAGCTGACTCAACTCAAAGCCATCCTGGCTCAGGGGGCGAATGTCAATACCTGCGATCGCGATGGCACCACGGCTTTGATGTTTGCCGCCCAATCTGGCTACACCGAAATCGCTCGCGTGTTGCTAGCCAAGGGAGCCAATCCCAACCAGCGAAGAGAACGCTATGGTCTTGTCGCTTTAATGCTGGCTTCTGCCGCCGCTCAGGCTGATGTTGTGCATACGTTGATAGCGGCTGGTGCAGATGTCAATATCACAAATGATGATGGCAGCACAGCACTCATGGTAGCGGCACACAAAGGTTACCTAAAAATCGTGCAAATCTTGCTCGATGCGGGAGCCGATGTCAATATCCAAGATCAAGATGAAGATACCGCCTTAAACTTAGCCGCTCAGAATGGTCATGCCGATGTCGTAAAAGCCTTGCTAAAAGCGGGTGCAGATGCCACCCTGAGTGAGGGTGCCTTAAACCTAGCCGCCAGTGAAGGTCACGTTCAGGTATCACAAGTTTTGCTAGAACATGGAGTCAAGGCAGACACATCTAATCCGGATGGCAGAACCCCTCTCATGCAGGCTGCTGAATTAGGATATTTGCAGGTGGTCTACCTATTAACCGCCTCTACGGATATCCATATCAATGCTCAAGACCATGAAGGTGAAACAGCCTTGACTTTATCTGCTGACCAAGGCCATCCAGAGGTTGTCCAAGCCTTACTTAATCAGGGGGCTGACGCGAATCTGCCAAACTGGACAGGAGAGACTGCGTTGATGGCGGCAGCGGCTGGAGGGCATCATGCTGTAGTAACAGCCTTGCTGAACGCTGGTGCTGATATCAATCTTAGGAACCGCGACCAAGAGACAGCTTTACATCTGGCGACTGTGGAAGGTCATGGTGGGGTGGTCGATCTGCTGCTTCAAGCAGGGGCTGATCTTGAGGCGAGGAATCATCTGGGCGATACAGCCTTAATCCTGGCAGCCTTACACGGTTACACCAAAATTGTGTCGGCTTTAGTACAAAAAGGAGCAGACTTGAATGTAACAAACCAGGGTGAGACACCTCTAACGCTGGCGGTTTCTCAGGGTCACACAGAAACCGTTAAGGTTTTGCTAGATGGGGGTGCGCCTGCCAATATCACCACCACTGATGGAAAGACCTTGTTGATGAAGGCAGCAGACCAAGGAGACACGATTCTCATGCGATACCTATTGGACGCGGGTGCCCCAGTCAATAGTGCAGATCAGACCGGTGCTACTGCTTTGATGTGGTCGGCACATCGGGGTTATGCCGTGGCGGTGCAACTATTGCTGGATGCTGGTGCACAGGTCAATGTGAAAAATCGGGGAGGCTATACGGCTTTGATGCTAGCAGAGTTTAATGGCTATCCTGAGGTCGTGAAACGGCTGAAGGTAGCTGGAGCACAAGAGTAG
- a CDS encoding DUF1997 domain-containing protein — translation MYSQFADDQPFEAQKTHLNAQSGFAEADSLVTPVPDLTSEVTQFHSYFQDCMELYAEAEIVTAYLDAHENWFTRCAQPMKVESIAQNAYALVVGRFGSFGYEVEPKIGLELLPQEDKIYRIRTVPIPNYVAPGYEVDFQASQTFVEVPASEYFQSYKHKEASLPKAVTRVEWELDLRVGIRFPRFIHKLPQSLIQSTGDSLMRQVVRQVSRRLTHKVQEDFHSSLGLPMPKKLKRR, via the coding sequence ATGTATTCACAATTTGCTGACGATCAACCGTTTGAAGCCCAAAAGACTCATTTGAATGCCCAATCCGGTTTTGCCGAGGCTGACAGTTTAGTGACACCAGTGCCTGACTTAACCAGTGAAGTAACTCAGTTTCACAGCTACTTTCAAGACTGTATGGAACTTTATGCTGAAGCGGAGATCGTTACTGCCTATCTAGATGCTCATGAGAATTGGTTTACCCGTTGCGCCCAGCCTATGAAGGTAGAATCAATTGCTCAGAATGCCTACGCCTTAGTTGTTGGGCGCTTTGGGTCGTTTGGCTATGAGGTGGAGCCAAAAATTGGTTTAGAACTGCTTCCTCAAGAAGATAAAATCTACCGAATTCGGACAGTCCCCATCCCCAATTATGTGGCTCCGGGCTATGAGGTTGATTTCCAAGCGTCTCAAACCTTTGTGGAAGTACCCGCCAGTGAATATTTTCAAAGCTACAAACACAAGGAAGCTTCCCTACCCAAGGCCGTCACTCGTGTAGAGTGGGAACTGGATCTGAGGGTTGGCATTCGCTTTCCCCGGTTTATCCACAAATTACCGCAGTCATTGATTCAAAGCACAGGCGATAGCCTCATGCGCCAAGTGGTGAGACAAGTTTCTCGGCGCTTGACGCACAAAGTACAGGAAGACTTTCACTCTAGCTTGGGACTACCCATGCCTAAAAAATTGAAGAGGCGGTAA
- a CDS encoding GlsB/YeaQ/YmgE family stress response membrane protein, producing the protein MTLIEILLLLLIAAICGSLGQVLVGYSTGGLLASIVVGVIGAYIGIWVAREFNLPVFYALNMGGRSFPIIWSIIGSAIFAAILGLINRATRR; encoded by the coding sequence ATGACACTAATAGAAATTCTTTTGTTGCTGTTAATTGCAGCCATTTGTGGCAGTCTGGGACAAGTATTAGTGGGATACTCGACAGGTGGCCTCTTGGCCTCAATTGTTGTTGGGGTTATTGGCGCGTACATTGGAATCTGGGTCGCTCGTGAATTTAACCTCCCAGTATTTTATGCTCTCAATATGGGAGGTCGTTCGTTCCCGATTATTTGGTCAATTATTGGTTCTGCTATCTTTGCCGCCATCCTAGGTCTAATCAACCGAGCGACACGACGGTAA
- a CDS encoding SDR family oxidoreductase, whose product MKAFVAGATGETGRRIVQELVKRNIPVRALVRNLETAKEILPPQAELIVGDVLKPESLSAAIADCTVILSATGAKPSLDPTGPYKVDYEGTKNLVDVAKSKGIEHFVMVSSLCVSQLFHPLNLFWLILVWKKQAEEYLTQSGLTYTIVRPGGLKNEDNPDPVVMSSADTLFDGSIPRTKVAQVCVEALSQSEARNKIVEVVAKPEVPDQSWDQLFAKVV is encoded by the coding sequence ATGAAAGCATTTGTTGCCGGAGCTACAGGCGAGACAGGACGACGGATTGTACAAGAATTAGTTAAGCGCAATATTCCGGTTCGGGCGTTAGTTCGGAACTTGGAAACAGCGAAAGAAATTCTGCCTCCCCAAGCCGAACTGATCGTAGGAGATGTGTTAAAACCAGAGAGTCTTAGTGCGGCGATCGCAGATTGTACAGTCATTTTGTCAGCGACGGGTGCCAAACCCAGTCTCGATCCCACGGGGCCTTACAAAGTAGACTATGAGGGTACGAAAAACTTGGTAGACGTAGCCAAGAGCAAAGGCATTGAACACTTTGTTATGGTCTCTTCTCTGTGTGTATCCCAACTTTTCCATCCACTCAACCTGTTTTGGCTGATTCTGGTATGGAAGAAGCAAGCGGAGGAATACCTTACCCAAAGTGGCTTGACTTATACGATTGTGCGACCTGGGGGCCTCAAGAATGAAGATAACCCAGACCCGGTTGTGATGTCATCGGCAGATACACTATTTGACGGCAGTATTCCTCGGACAAAAGTGGCACAAGTTTGTGTCGAGGCACTGTCACAATCGGAAGCACGGAATAAAATTGTAGAAGTCGTTGCTAAGCCAGAGGTTCCTGATCAAAGCTGGGATCAGCTATTTGCTAAAGTGGTCTGA
- a CDS encoding dolichyl-phosphate-mannose--protein mannosyltransferase yields MTDMDMTLPTRPSRKSVPWFWMGMALVFLLSLSLRFWGLSQPNILVFDEVYFAKFANNYLTHTDFFDTHPPLSKYLIAIGIWLGGHFPVGKDTVNNLTGTQLTTFSYRWLNALTGSFIPLVVGGIAYQLSHRRSYGFIASLFVAVDGLFLVESRYALNNIYLVLFGLLAQWCLLVALENQQKRRGLWLALSGICFGASASVKWNGLWFLLGIYLILITTWAMRSLPFFRSIAAELFPKKSSSNSELGTLKTTSTPLQNLGQLNLKKIFLNLGIIPGLVYSLVWIPHLLLYPKPGFWEMQQKLLSYHQNVGNGPQEHPYCSAWYTWPLMIRPMGYYFQKVDETPSPSSPLFFPSKPSPPKIIYYDVHGMGNPVLWWLSAIAILVVLSLLVFTIRTWVTASDITVNQTMPGLQRAEFWIVLYLILNYIANLLPWVRVTRCTFIYHYMGASIFAFLALAWIVDRCLRGYDLFLRMVGVTIVFLILISFVFWLPVFLGFPLSPEAFYSRMWFPSWI; encoded by the coding sequence ATGACTGATATGGATATGACTTTACCGACCAGACCTTCCAGAAAGTCAGTTCCTTGGTTCTGGATGGGAATGGCGCTCGTATTTTTGTTGTCATTGTCGTTACGTTTTTGGGGGCTGAGCCAGCCTAATATTTTAGTATTTGATGAGGTTTACTTTGCCAAGTTTGCCAATAACTATCTGACCCATACTGATTTTTTTGATACTCATCCGCCTCTGAGTAAATACTTAATTGCTATTGGTATTTGGTTAGGAGGTCACTTTCCTGTTGGAAAGGATACAGTAAACAATTTGACGGGAACTCAGCTAACTACTTTTAGTTACCGTTGGCTGAATGCCCTTACGGGTTCCTTCATTCCCTTAGTGGTGGGGGGCATCGCTTATCAGCTAAGTCACCGCCGCAGTTATGGGTTTATCGCGAGTCTCTTTGTCGCGGTTGATGGTTTATTCTTAGTAGAGTCTCGCTATGCGCTAAATAATATTTATCTGGTACTCTTTGGGCTGTTGGCTCAATGGTGTTTACTCGTAGCCTTGGAGAATCAGCAAAAGCGGCGTGGGTTGTGGTTGGCTCTTTCAGGTATTTGTTTTGGAGCCTCAGCCTCTGTTAAGTGGAATGGGCTGTGGTTTTTATTGGGTATTTATTTAATTTTAATCACTACTTGGGCGATGCGATCGCTACCCTTTTTCCGCTCAATAGCCGCTGAATTATTCCCAAAAAAGTCTTCATCAAATTCTGAGTTGGGTACTCTAAAAACTACCTCGACTCCTTTACAGAATTTAGGACAACTGAATCTCAAAAAAATATTTTTGAACTTAGGTATTATCCCTGGGTTAGTCTACAGCTTGGTTTGGATTCCCCACTTGCTACTCTATCCAAAACCAGGATTCTGGGAAATGCAACAGAAGTTGCTCAGTTACCATCAAAACGTTGGCAATGGTCCACAGGAGCACCCTTATTGCTCTGCTTGGTACACTTGGCCTTTAATGATTCGTCCGATGGGATATTATTTCCAGAAAGTGGACGAAACTCCCTCTCCAAGTTCACCGTTATTTTTCCCCAGTAAGCCGAGTCCACCCAAGATTATTTACTACGATGTACATGGAATGGGGAATCCCGTCTTGTGGTGGCTATCTGCGATCGCAATTCTTGTTGTGCTTTCGCTGTTAGTTTTCACCATCCGAACTTGGGTAACTGCGTCTGATATAACAGTCAATCAGACAATGCCGGGGTTGCAACGGGCTGAGTTTTGGATTGTACTTTATTTGATTTTGAACTACATCGCTAATTTACTACCTTGGGTGAGAGTAACGCGCTGTACTTTTATTTATCACTACATGGGAGCTTCTATTTTTGCTTTCTTGGCATTGGCTTGGATTGTGGATCGATGTCTGCGAGGTTATGACCTGTTTCTGCGGATGGTGGGGGTGACAATTGTTTTTTTGATTCTCATTTCTTTCGTGTTCTGGCTGCCTGTATTTCTCGGCTTTCCTTTATCTCCTGAAGCATTTTACAGCCGGATGTGGTTCCCTTCTTGGATATAA
- a CDS encoding glycoside hydrolase family 24 protein, with protein MLFELSKGNWVQRLYPHYPKSAYGTPPLVMQGGDPYIRALMRTITASEANDSQPYTLLYGGDRAWDLSRHPNRCVRIVAGPNVGNCTTAAGRYQFLNTTWDKMAQRYHPQPSGFLFWRNYGFQPEYQDAVVYRWLSDKNAWGVDISTQLRKGRVNDVLRRLSGTWTSLGYGIETNSMSGYLPTIYQRMLKEELKKSG; from the coding sequence ATGCTGTTTGAGCTCTCTAAAGGCAATTGGGTACAACGCTTGTATCCCCATTATCCCAAAAGTGCTTATGGGACACCTCCCTTGGTGATGCAGGGGGGCGATCCCTACATTCGTGCTTTGATGCGAACGATCACAGCAAGTGAAGCGAATGACTCTCAACCGTATACACTCCTCTATGGCGGCGATCGCGCCTGGGATTTGAGCCGTCATCCGAACCGTTGTGTCCGGATTGTAGCTGGCCCGAATGTGGGCAACTGTACAACAGCGGCGGGACGGTATCAGTTTCTTAATACCACCTGGGATAAGATGGCGCAGCGCTATCATCCCCAACCTTCGGGTTTTTTATTTTGGCGAAACTATGGCTTTCAGCCGGAGTATCAGGATGCTGTGGTTTACCGATGGTTGAGTGATAAAAACGCTTGGGGAGTCGATATTTCTACACAACTCCGTAAGGGAAGAGTGAATGATGTCTTGCGTCGGCTGTCGGGAACCTGGACAAGTTTAGGTTATGGAATAGAGACGAATTCCATGTCGGGATACTTACCCACGATTTATCAACGGATGTTGAAGGAAGAGTTGAAGAAATCTGGGTGA
- a CDS encoding cupin-like domain-containing protein — translation MPDSQPLRITLPPLQITLTENQQIDLQWLAQNQLLSAETTQQGLSNSWKQWIAENKLHGNSDDSIIQAMLQNGIDFQVAIQEVNRIASDPSFLAGRNFVQLLRKLESILEINRKLAELSPNFGKIERRSRLSRQEFLENYYIKNTPVILTDMMHDWPAMSLWSPDYLKTKYGDVLVEIQSNRDSDPEYEINCEQHKKTVRLCEYVDMVASGGESNDYYIVANNSNLDREELKGLLDDIHMFPEFLDASNTQGRVFFWFGPAGTITPLHHDPINLMMAQVYGRKRWRLISPDQTPLLYNYVGVFSKVDCENPDYNRYPLFKDVNIIETVLEPGEVIFVPVGWWHQVKALDISISLSFINFIFPNSYNYKDPHISSW, via the coding sequence ATGCCTGACAGCCAACCTCTACGCATTACCCTCCCCCCGTTGCAGATTACCTTAACAGAGAACCAACAGATCGACCTGCAATGGCTGGCGCAAAATCAGCTACTCTCAGCAGAGACAACCCAGCAGGGACTCTCCAACTCTTGGAAACAATGGATTGCCGAAAATAAGTTGCATGGCAACTCGGATGATTCGATTATTCAAGCAATGCTGCAAAATGGTATCGATTTTCAGGTTGCTATACAAGAGGTCAATCGTATCGCATCGGATCCGTCTTTCCTAGCCGGCAGAAACTTTGTTCAACTCTTGAGAAAGCTGGAATCAATTCTGGAGATTAACCGAAAACTGGCTGAATTGTCTCCCAATTTTGGCAAGATAGAACGCAGAAGTCGTCTTTCTCGGCAAGAATTCTTAGAAAATTACTACATCAAGAATACACCCGTTATTCTGACTGACATGATGCATGATTGGCCAGCAATGTCTTTATGGTCGCCAGATTACCTCAAGACAAAATACGGCGACGTGCTAGTTGAAATTCAATCCAATCGAGACTCAGATCCGGAATATGAAATTAACTGTGAACAACACAAAAAGACAGTAAGGTTATGTGAATACGTTGATATGGTAGCCAGCGGTGGTGAGAGTAATGACTACTATATTGTTGCCAACAACAGCAACTTAGACCGAGAAGAACTGAAAGGTTTACTCGATGACATTCACATGTTCCCTGAATTCCTGGATGCATCTAATACTCAAGGCAGAGTCTTTTTCTGGTTTGGTCCGGCTGGCACAATCACGCCACTACATCATGACCCCATTAACCTGATGATGGCTCAAGTGTATGGACGCAAGCGGTGGCGACTTATTTCTCCTGATCAGACGCCACTTCTCTACAATTACGTTGGCGTTTTCAGCAAGGTTGACTGTGAGAATCCAGACTACAATCGATATCCCTTATTTAAGGATGTAAACATTATAGAAACTGTTTTAGAACCAGGAGAAGTTATTTTTGTTCCTGTTGGGTGGTGGCATCAAGTTAAAGCACTAGATATCAGTATTTCCCTTTCTTTTATCAACTTTATTTTCCCTAATTCTTATAATTATAAAGACCCCCATATTTCATCCTGGTAA